A genomic window from Catenulispora sp. MAP5-51 includes:
- a CDS encoding peptidase S8, with protein MRSILSPTGRRTAISLAAVAVLGISAAALATAANATGAPTAKPAAKSAAGPAWTRACDAPAPGMAACDALHVNNVPEHIRAQGVTPNATPSGFGPADLRSAYNLPANGGAGQTVAIVDAYNDPNAAADMATYRSQFGLPACTVASGCFKQVGQTGTSTLPANNTGWAGEISLDLDMVSAIAPNAHIILVEAKTASMANLGISVNEAVKLGAKFVSNSYGGGESSADTGYDTKYFNHPGVAITASSGDGGYGVEYPAASPNVTSVGGTALKKASNTRGWTESVWSTSSTEGAGSGCSAYEPKPSWQKDTGCSKRTVADVSAVADPATGVAVYQTYGGSGWAVYGGTSVASPLIAAVYADAGTPKAAIPAANIYSHTSALNDVTTGATTTCTPSYLCKAGTGYDGPTGWGTPNGLTAFTG; from the coding sequence TTGCGATCCATCCTGAGCCCGACCGGCCGCCGGACCGCGATATCCCTGGCCGCCGTGGCGGTCCTCGGCATCTCGGCGGCGGCCCTGGCCACCGCGGCGAACGCGACCGGCGCCCCCACCGCCAAGCCCGCCGCCAAGTCCGCCGCGGGACCCGCGTGGACCCGGGCCTGCGACGCGCCGGCCCCCGGCATGGCCGCCTGCGACGCGCTGCACGTGAACAACGTCCCGGAGCACATCCGGGCCCAGGGCGTGACCCCCAACGCCACGCCGTCCGGCTTCGGACCGGCGGACCTGCGCTCGGCCTACAACCTGCCGGCCAACGGCGGCGCCGGCCAGACGGTGGCGATCGTGGACGCCTACAACGACCCGAACGCAGCGGCCGACATGGCCACCTACCGCAGCCAGTTCGGCCTGCCCGCCTGCACCGTGGCCTCCGGCTGCTTCAAGCAGGTCGGCCAGACCGGCACCAGCACCCTGCCGGCGAACAACACCGGCTGGGCCGGCGAGATCTCCCTGGACCTGGACATGGTCTCGGCGATCGCGCCGAACGCGCACATCATCCTGGTCGAGGCCAAGACCGCCTCGATGGCCAACCTCGGCATCTCGGTGAACGAGGCGGTGAAGCTCGGCGCCAAGTTCGTCTCGAACAGCTACGGCGGCGGCGAGTCCAGCGCGGACACCGGCTACGACACCAAGTACTTCAACCACCCGGGCGTCGCCATCACCGCCTCCTCCGGCGACGGCGGCTACGGCGTGGAGTACCCGGCGGCCTCGCCGAACGTCACCTCCGTCGGCGGCACCGCCCTGAAGAAGGCCTCGAACACCCGCGGCTGGACCGAGTCGGTCTGGTCCACCAGCTCCACCGAGGGCGCCGGCTCCGGCTGCTCGGCGTACGAGCCCAAGCCGAGCTGGCAGAAGGACACCGGCTGCAGCAAGCGCACCGTCGCCGACGTCTCCGCGGTCGCCGACCCGGCCACCGGCGTCGCGGTGTACCAGACCTACGGCGGCTCCGGCTGGGCCGTCTACGGCGGCACCTCCGTCGCCTCCCCGCTGATCGCCGCCGTCTACGCCGACGCCGGCACCCCGAAGGCCGCCATCCCGGCCGCGAACATCTACAGCCACACCTCGGCACTGAACGACGTCACCACCGGCGCCACCACCACCTGCACCCCGAGCTATCTGTGCAAGGCGGGCACCGGCTACGACGGCCCGACCGGCTGGGGCACCCCGAACGGGCTGACCGCCTTCACCGGCTGA